Proteins encoded together in one Paracidovorax wautersii window:
- a CDS encoding tripartite tricarboxylate transporter substrate binding protein, protein MRSLPSRRSFLCTGSALAAGAVLATPAAAQSPWPAKPIRIVVPYTAGGFTDQMARLLQVGLQQRLGQPVIVDNKPGANSIIGVDAVAKAAPDGYTFGVFIAAYAANTTLYPKLPYDPKKDLVGVSLMGVSPLVAAVPMNAPFKTTAELVAYARANPGKLSFASSGTGSAAHLTTELMRLVTQTDMVHVPYKGASPALADLMGGQVPLFLDPPPNLIQPAKAGKIRLIGVASDKRVPALPDVPTFIEQGYPGLVGSTWAAMLAPAGVPREIVQRMSEEVARIIRSPEVTQRLEQTMGTFAEGSTPQECDAFIAAETAKWAKVIQDAQVKLD, encoded by the coding sequence ATGCGATCCCTTCCTTCCCGCCGCAGCTTCCTCTGCACCGGCTCCGCGCTGGCGGCCGGCGCCGTGCTGGCCACGCCCGCCGCGGCGCAGAGCCCCTGGCCTGCCAAACCGATCCGCATCGTCGTGCCCTACACGGCGGGCGGATTCACCGACCAGATGGCGCGCCTGCTGCAGGTGGGCCTGCAGCAGCGCCTGGGCCAGCCGGTGATCGTGGACAACAAGCCGGGGGCCAACAGCATCATCGGCGTGGATGCCGTGGCCAAGGCCGCGCCGGACGGCTACACCTTCGGCGTGTTCATCGCCGCCTACGCGGCCAACACCACGCTGTACCCCAAGCTGCCCTACGACCCCAAGAAGGACCTGGTGGGCGTGTCGCTCATGGGCGTGTCCCCGCTGGTGGCGGCCGTGCCGATGAACGCGCCGTTCAAGACCACGGCCGAACTGGTGGCCTATGCGCGCGCCAACCCGGGCAAGCTCAGCTTCGCTTCGTCCGGCACGGGCTCGGCCGCACATCTCACCACGGAGCTGATGCGGCTCGTCACCCAAACCGACATGGTGCACGTGCCGTACAAGGGCGCATCGCCCGCGCTGGCCGACCTGATGGGCGGGCAGGTGCCGCTGTTCCTGGACCCCCCGCCCAACCTGATCCAGCCGGCCAAGGCCGGCAAGATCCGCCTGATCGGCGTGGCCAGCGACAAGCGCGTGCCGGCGTTGCCCGACGTGCCCACCTTCATCGAGCAGGGCTACCCCGGCCTGGTGGGCAGCACCTGGGCGGCCATGCTGGCGCCGGCCGGCGTGCCGCGCGAGATCGTGCAGCGCATGTCCGAAGAGGTGGCGCGCATCATCCGCAGCCCCGAGGTCACGCAGCGGCTGGAGCAGACCATGGGCACCTTCGCGGAAGGTTCGACCCCGCAGGAGTGCGACGCCTTCATCGCGGCCGAAACGGCCAAATGGGCCAAGGTGATCCAGGACGCGCAGGTGAAGCTGGACTGA
- a CDS encoding methyl-accepting chemotaxis protein has product MNLHNARLSLRLALAFGAICLVMSLSAAVGVWRLMNLQDIADDLGGDSAERALLAQELHAIVVLSSVRAETLLEIDNPAYASRIDADRKTTSARSTEVRKRLDALATDAESARIFDAIDSAGNGFRAARDELVKRRKAGETLPPDAISQQLRPAAERYAAAVNAMAEYQRKRVAEARDAADASERQGILLLAAGSLLGLVLSGACAWVLSRSILKPLGDASQVADRIAEGDLTATVAPAVPGNRDEVRALLARLGGMQSRLAELVVGMRQASASVAGASSEIAAGNADLSARTEHTASNLEEIAASMEELLSTVRHSADAAQQASTLAVSASDVAQRGRDAVERVVGTMDGIAQASRKIADITSVIDGIAFQTNILALNAAVEAARAGEQGRGFAVVAGEVRSLAQRSATAAKEIGTLIGDSVRQVGEGSKLVNAAGSTMGEIVESVQQVATIIGEISTATREQSTGLGQVGEAVSQLDQMTQQNAALVEESSAAAQGLRVQAQQLAALVEAFRLPAGSAGAAGSGGLGGAPLALR; this is encoded by the coding sequence ATGAATCTGCACAACGCCCGCCTCTCCCTGCGCCTGGCCCTGGCCTTCGGCGCCATCTGCCTCGTGATGTCCCTGTCCGCCGCCGTCGGGGTCTGGCGGCTGATGAACCTGCAGGACATCGCCGATGACCTGGGCGGCGATTCCGCCGAGCGGGCCCTGCTGGCGCAGGAGCTGCACGCCATCGTGGTGCTCAGCTCGGTGCGGGCCGAAACGCTGCTGGAGATCGACAACCCCGCCTATGCCAGCCGCATCGACGCCGATCGCAAGACCACGTCGGCCCGCTCCACCGAAGTGCGCAAGCGGCTCGATGCCTTGGCGACGGACGCCGAGTCGGCCCGCATCTTCGACGCCATCGACAGCGCCGGCAACGGCTTCCGCGCGGCGCGCGACGAGCTGGTCAAGCGCCGCAAGGCCGGCGAGACGCTGCCGCCCGACGCGATCAGCCAGCAGCTGCGCCCCGCGGCTGAACGCTATGCCGCCGCCGTGAACGCGATGGCGGAGTACCAGCGCAAGCGCGTGGCCGAGGCCCGCGACGCCGCCGACGCCTCCGAGCGCCAGGGCATCCTGCTGCTGGCGGCCGGCTCGCTGCTGGGCCTGGTGCTGAGCGGCGCCTGCGCCTGGGTGCTGTCGCGCTCCATCCTGAAGCCGCTGGGCGACGCCTCCCAGGTGGCCGACCGCATCGCCGAGGGCGACCTGACCGCCACGGTGGCGCCCGCCGTGCCCGGCAACCGCGACGAGGTGCGTGCCCTGCTGGCCCGCCTGGGCGGCATGCAGTCGCGCCTGGCCGAACTGGTGGTGGGCATGCGCCAGGCCAGCGCCTCGGTGGCGGGGGCCAGCTCCGAGATCGCGGCCGGCAACGCCGACCTGTCGGCGCGCACCGAGCACACGGCGTCCAACCTGGAAGAGATCGCCGCCAGCATGGAAGAGCTGCTCTCCACCGTGCGCCACAGCGCCGACGCCGCCCAGCAGGCCAGCACGCTGGCCGTGTCCGCCAGCGACGTGGCCCAGCGCGGCCGCGATGCGGTGGAGCGCGTGGTGGGCACCATGGACGGCATCGCCCAGGCCTCGCGCAAGATCGCCGACATCACCAGCGTGATCGACGGCATCGCCTTCCAGACCAACATCCTGGCGCTGAACGCGGCCGTGGAAGCGGCGCGCGCGGGCGAGCAGGGCCGCGGCTTCGCCGTGGTGGCGGGCGAGGTGCGCAGCCTGGCGCAGCGCAGCGCCACGGCGGCCAAGGAGATCGGCACGCTCATCGGCGACAGCGTGCGCCAGGTGGGCGAGGGCTCCAAGCTCGTGAACGCCGCCGGCAGCACCATGGGCGAGATCGTCGAGTCCGTCCAGCAGGTGGCCACCATCATCGGCGAGATCAGCACGGCCACGCGCGAGCAGAGCACCGGCCTGGGCCAGGTGGGCGAGGCGGTGAGCCAGCTCGACCAGATGACGCAGCAGAACGCGGCGCTGGTCGAGGAGTCGTCCGCCGCCGCGCAGGGCCTGCGCGTGCAGGCGCAGCAGCTGGCCGCGCTGGTGGAGGCGTTCCGCCTGCCGGCGGGCAGTGCGGGTGCCGCGGGATCCGGTGGCCTAGGGGGCGCGCCCCTGGCCCTGCGCTGA
- a CDS encoding FAD-dependent protein — translation MIRLSEIKLPLAALPASAEGSDAHPEAALRAQAATALGLPPAAIAHVHVHKRSFDARKADLLAVYILDVTLAEPALAPALLAQHAAHPHIQPTPDMAWTPVGRAPAGLAHRPVVVGFGPCGIFAALVLAQMGFKPIVLERGKPVRERTKDTWGLWRKRTLTPESNVQFGEGGAGTFSDGKLYSQIKDPRHLGRKVMEEFVQAGAPPEILYVAHPHIGTFKLVKVVETLREQIIALGGEVRFGQRVTDVEIETDGSGQRHLRGLQVLDQATGQPYGLRADHVVMALGHSSRDTFAMLYDRGVAMESKPFSVGFRIEHPQGVIDRARWGRHAGHPLLGAADYKLVHHASNGRAVYSFCMCPGGTVVAATSEPGRVVTNGMSQYSRNERNANAGMVVAIDPRDYPHDAEAFDAALGGTHGVESLAPGQAHPLAGIVLQRQLESNAYVLGGSSYNAPAQLVGDFLAQRASTQLGSVEPSYKPGVTMVDLHAALPTYATEAMREALPAFGRKIRGYDMHDAVLTGVETRTSSPLKIGRNDALQSLNTPGLYPAGEGASYAGGILSAGVDGIKVGEAVARAILGVAA, via the coding sequence ATGATCCGCCTCTCCGAAATCAAGCTGCCGCTGGCCGCCCTGCCCGCCAGCGCCGAGGGCTCCGACGCCCACCCCGAAGCCGCGCTGCGCGCCCAGGCCGCCACCGCCCTGGGCCTGCCGCCTGCCGCCATCGCCCACGTCCATGTGCACAAGCGCAGCTTCGATGCGCGCAAGGCCGACCTGCTGGCGGTCTACATCCTCGACGTGACCCTGGCCGAGCCGGCGCTGGCGCCCGCGCTGCTGGCGCAGCACGCTGCGCACCCGCACATCCAGCCCACGCCCGACATGGCGTGGACGCCCGTGGGCCGCGCGCCGGCCGGGCTGGCGCACCGCCCGGTGGTGGTGGGCTTCGGGCCGTGCGGCATCTTCGCCGCGCTGGTGCTGGCGCAGATGGGCTTCAAGCCCATCGTGCTGGAGCGCGGCAAGCCGGTGCGCGAGCGCACCAAGGACACATGGGGCCTGTGGCGCAAGCGCACGCTGACGCCGGAGTCGAACGTGCAGTTCGGCGAAGGCGGCGCGGGCACCTTCAGCGACGGCAAGCTCTACAGCCAGATCAAGGACCCGCGCCACCTGGGCCGCAAGGTGATGGAGGAGTTCGTGCAGGCCGGCGCGCCGCCGGAGATCCTCTACGTCGCCCATCCGCACATCGGCACCTTCAAGCTGGTGAAGGTGGTGGAGACGCTGCGCGAGCAGATCATCGCCCTGGGCGGCGAGGTGCGCTTCGGCCAGCGCGTGACGGATGTGGAGATCGAGACCGATGGCAGCGGCCAGCGCCATCTGCGCGGCCTGCAGGTGCTGGACCAGGCCACCGGCCAGCCCTACGGCCTGCGCGCCGACCACGTGGTGATGGCGCTGGGGCACAGCTCGCGCGACACCTTCGCCATGCTGTACGACCGGGGCGTGGCCATGGAGTCCAAGCCGTTCTCGGTGGGTTTCCGCATCGAGCACCCGCAGGGCGTGATCGACCGCGCCCGCTGGGGCCGCCACGCCGGTCATCCGCTGCTGGGCGCGGCCGACTACAAGCTGGTGCACCACGCCAGCAACGGCCGCGCGGTCTATAGCTTCTGCATGTGCCCGGGCGGCACGGTGGTGGCCGCCACCAGCGAGCCCGGCCGCGTGGTCACCAATGGCATGAGCCAGTATTCGCGCAACGAGCGCAATGCCAACGCCGGCATGGTGGTGGCCATCGACCCGCGCGACTATCCGCACGATGCAGAGGCCTTCGACGCTGCGCTGGGCGGCACGCACGGCGTCGAATCGCTGGCCCCCGGCCAGGCGCACCCACTGGCCGGCATCGTGCTGCAGCGGCAGCTGGAGTCCAACGCCTACGTGCTGGGCGGCAGCAGCTACAACGCGCCGGCGCAGCTGGTGGGCGACTTCCTCGCGCAGCGCGCCTCCACGCAGCTGGGCAGCGTGGAGCCCTCGTACAAGCCCGGCGTGACGATGGTGGACCTGCACGCCGCCCTGCCCACCTACGCCACCGAGGCCATGCGCGAGGCGCTGCCCGCCTTCGGCCGCAAGATCCGCGGCTACGACATGCACGACGCCGTGCTGACCGGCGTGGAAACGCGCACCTCGTCGCCACTCAAGATCGGCCGCAACGATGCGCTGCAGAGCCTGAACACGCCCGGCCTGTACCCCGCGGGCGAAGGCGCGAGCTATGCGGGCGGCATTCTGTCGGCGGGCGTGGACGGCATCAAGGTGGGCGAGGCCGTGGCGCGGGCCATCCTGGGCGTGGCCGCCTGA
- a CDS encoding YbhN family protein — MAVPSTHGNAIAPRQGPGSAARPPGDGPAPSPRSPHARQSTWRRLRSQRWWPWLATGLSALFIVFIGYLLLHQARQVEWGAVWTSFLALPPTVVAAAAAFAWGSHLIYSSFDLFGRHYTRHGLSVPRTVGITLIAYPFTLNLGSLIGGVSVRYRLYSRQGVGVARIGQIVALSILTNWLGYFLLAGAVFWTWTPQLPPGWQVSSGQLRAIGTALAALSVAYVGVCAWRHGRPLTVRGRRFPLPHWGTGLLQVAVSTLNWMVMGAALWMLTQQQAPYAATLATVLLGAIAGLISRIPAGLGVLEAVGTAVLSAYMPATQALAAILAYRTLYFFAPLVVAALAFGATELWWKRRHAPGDGAAPH; from the coding sequence ATGGCCGTCCCGTCCACCCACGGTAATGCGATAGCCCCCCGGCAAGGGCCGGGCAGCGCAGCGCGGCCGCCAGGGGACGGCCCGGCGCCCTCCCCCCGCAGCCCCCATGCCCGCCAGAGCACCTGGCGCCGGCTGCGCTCCCAGCGCTGGTGGCCCTGGCTGGCCACGGGGCTCAGCGCCCTTTTCATCGTGTTCATCGGCTACCTGCTGCTGCACCAGGCGCGCCAGGTGGAGTGGGGCGCCGTGTGGACGTCCTTCCTCGCCCTGCCGCCAACCGTGGTGGCCGCGGCCGCGGCCTTCGCCTGGGGCAGCCACCTCATCTACAGCAGCTTCGACCTCTTCGGGCGGCACTACACGCGGCACGGGCTGTCGGTGCCGCGCACGGTGGGCATCACCCTCATCGCCTACCCGTTCACGCTCAACCTGGGCTCGCTCATCGGCGGCGTGTCGGTGCGCTACCGGCTGTACTCGCGCCAGGGCGTCGGCGTCGCGCGGATCGGGCAGATCGTGGCGCTGTCCATCCTCACCAACTGGCTCGGCTACTTCCTGCTGGCGGGTGCGGTGTTCTGGACCTGGACGCCCCAGCTGCCGCCCGGCTGGCAGGTGAGCAGCGGGCAGCTGCGCGCCATCGGCACGGCCCTGGCGGCGCTCAGCGTGGCCTATGTGGGCGTGTGCGCCTGGCGCCACGGCCGGCCGCTGACCGTGCGCGGGCGCCGCTTCCCCCTGCCGCACTGGGGCACCGGTCTGCTGCAGGTGGCCGTGTCCACCCTGAACTGGATGGTCATGGGTGCGGCGCTGTGGATGCTCACCCAGCAGCAGGCGCCCTACGCCGCCACGCTCGCCACCGTGCTGCTCGGTGCGATCGCCGGGCTCATCTCGCGCATCCCCGCCGGGCTGGGCGTGCTGGAGGCCGTGGGCACGGCCGTGCTGTCGGCCTATATGCCGGCCACGCAGGCGCTGGCGGCCATTCTGGCCTACCGCACGCTGTACTTCTTCGCGCCGCTGGTGGTGGCGGCGCTGGCCTTCGGCGCGACGGAGCTGTGGTGGAAGCGCCGGCATGCGCCGGGCGATGGAGCGGCGCCGCACTAA
- the clsB gene encoding cardiolipin synthase ClsB — protein sequence MRRANPSSRWVPGNRFELLENGEEFFPRVFEAIAQARREVMLETFILFDDKIGKQLHAALLKAAQRGVDVHVLVDGFGSPDLSERFIGELVEAGVHFRIFDPGGKRIFGQRLNMLRRMHRKIVVIDGERGFIGGINYSADHVADFGPEAKQDYSVEVRGPIVAQMHHFTHEAVLPRGQRQRGRTRPATGLPYAGTSHAMFVTRDNHNHTNDIERHYRIALRSARKRVVIANAYFFPGYRFIREMRRAARRGVEVRLILQGQPDMPIVKTAASLLYDHLLRAGVRIYEYCDRPLHGKVALVDDEWSTVGSSNLDPLSLSLNLEANVIIRDSEFNATLYKRLAHLMEHSCRQVEPEPQGAWEGLRLLRSYCVFHLMRWFPTWVGWLPRHKPQISLVGAPERVMDASPGTPQTSGPH from the coding sequence ATGAGACGCGCCAATCCATCGTCCCGCTGGGTGCCGGGCAACCGCTTCGAATTGCTGGAAAACGGCGAGGAGTTCTTCCCGCGCGTGTTCGAGGCGATCGCCCAGGCGCGCCGCGAGGTCATGCTGGAGACCTTCATCCTGTTCGACGACAAGATCGGCAAGCAGCTGCACGCGGCCCTGCTCAAGGCTGCGCAGCGTGGAGTGGACGTGCATGTGCTGGTCGACGGCTTCGGCTCGCCCGACCTGTCCGAGCGCTTCATCGGCGAACTGGTGGAGGCGGGCGTGCACTTCCGCATCTTCGATCCGGGCGGCAAGCGCATCTTCGGGCAGCGCCTGAACATGCTGCGGCGCATGCACCGCAAGATCGTGGTGATCGACGGCGAGCGCGGCTTCATCGGCGGCATCAACTACTCGGCCGACCATGTGGCCGACTTCGGCCCCGAGGCCAAGCAGGACTACTCCGTGGAGGTGCGCGGCCCCATCGTGGCCCAGATGCACCACTTCACGCACGAGGCCGTACTGCCGCGCGGGCAGCGCCAACGCGGCCGCACCCGGCCCGCCACCGGCCTGCCGTATGCGGGCACGTCCCACGCCATGTTCGTCACGCGGGACAACCACAACCACACCAACGACATCGAGCGGCACTACCGCATCGCCCTGCGTTCGGCACGCAAGCGGGTGGTGATCGCCAATGCCTACTTCTTCCCCGGCTACCGCTTCATCCGCGAGATGCGCCGCGCCGCGCGCCGCGGCGTGGAAGTGCGGCTGATCCTGCAGGGCCAGCCGGACATGCCCATCGTGAAGACGGCCGCGAGCCTGCTCTACGACCACCTGCTGCGCGCGGGCGTGCGCATCTACGAATACTGCGACCGGCCCCTGCACGGCAAGGTGGCGCTGGTGGACGACGAGTGGTCCACCGTGGGCTCCAGCAACCTCGACCCGCTGAGCCTGTCGCTCAACCTCGAAGCCAACGTCATCATCCGCGACAGCGAGTTCAACGCCACGCTGTACAAGCGTCTGGCGCACCTCATGGAACACAGCTGCCGGCAGGTCGAGCCCGAGCCCCAGGGGGCCTGGGAAGGGCTGCGGCTGCTGCGCAGCTACTGCGTGTTCCACCTGATGCGCTGGTTCCCGACCTGGGTGGGCTGGCTGCCGCGCCACAAGCCCCAGATCTCGCTGGTGGGTGCACCGGAGCGCGTGATGGACGCATCCCCTGGCACGCCGCAGACCTCGGGCCCGCACTGA
- a CDS encoding endonuclease/exonuclease/phosphatase family protein, which produces MDTASRPPIAFKVLTVNVHKGFTSFNRRFMLHELREAVRNVSADLVFLQEVLGTHHKHAGRVENFPQEPHYEFLADTIWTQYAYGRNAVYDNGHHGNALLSKFPITHYENHDISVSGPERRGMLHCVLQPPGSERPVHAICVHLGLQEAHRQRQLRRVCELVNTFDPEDPVVLAGDFNDWRGRAHDVLRRGAGLHEVFLQATGKAVRTFPASMPLLPLDRIYVRSASVHSPLILPRKPWDKLSDHAPLAAEIAV; this is translated from the coding sequence GACACAGCCTCCCGCCCGCCCATCGCCTTCAAAGTGCTCACGGTGAACGTGCACAAGGGTTTCACGTCCTTCAACCGCCGCTTCATGCTGCATGAACTGCGCGAGGCCGTGCGCAACGTCTCGGCCGACCTGGTGTTCCTGCAGGAGGTGCTGGGCACGCACCACAAGCATGCCGGGCGGGTGGAGAACTTTCCCCAGGAGCCGCACTACGAATTCCTGGCGGACACGATCTGGACGCAGTACGCCTACGGCCGCAACGCCGTCTACGACAACGGCCACCACGGCAATGCGCTGCTGTCGAAGTTTCCCATCACGCACTACGAGAACCACGATATCTCCGTGAGCGGCCCCGAGCGCCGCGGCATGCTGCACTGCGTGCTGCAGCCGCCGGGCAGCGAGCGGCCGGTGCACGCCATCTGCGTGCACCTGGGCCTGCAGGAGGCGCACCGCCAGCGCCAGCTGCGCCGCGTGTGCGAACTGGTCAACACCTTCGATCCGGAGGACCCGGTGGTGCTGGCCGGCGACTTCAACGACTGGCGCGGCCGCGCCCACGATGTGCTGCGCCGCGGCGCGGGTCTGCACGAGGTGTTCCTCCAGGCCACGGGCAAGGCCGTGCGCACATTCCCCGCGTCCATGCCGCTGCTGCCGCTGGACCGCATCTACGTACGCAGCGCCTCGGTGCATTCGCCGCTCATCCTGCCCCGCAAGCCCTGGGACAAGCTCTCGGACCATGCCCCCCTCGCCGCGGAGATCGCCGTATGA